The genomic region GATTACGCCTTTCTCCTCCACGGCCTGCTGGAGCTGTACCAGGCCGGGTTCGTCCCCCGGCGCCTGGAGCAGGCCCTTTCCCTGGCGGGGGAGATGGATGAACTCTTCAGCGATGACAGAGGGGGATACTTCGATACAGGCCGCGATGCGGAGACGGCCCTGGTACGAGGCCGCTCCAGCCAGGACGGCGCCCTTCCCTCGGGGGCCTCGCTGGCCTGCCTGAGCCTGCTGAGGTTGGGGCGCCTCTGCGGCGATTCCGGCCTTGAGAAAAAGGGGGAGAGGCTCCTCGGCTCCCTCCTCCCCCAAGTGGTCCGCCACCCGGCAGCCTACTCCCAAACCCTGATCGCCCTCGATTATGCCCTGGGCCCGAAGAGCGAGGTCGTGGTGGTCGCCGCACCCGGAGGCGAACCGCCGGATCATCTGCTGCAGGTTCTGCGGGGGAGATTTCTGCCCCACACGGAAGTGCTGCTATACCGCCCCGGAGACCGGTGCCTGGAGGCCCTCTCCCCCCTGGTTCGGGGCAAGGAGCCGTCAGATGGTCGCGCCGCCGCCTTCTTGTGCCGAGAGCAGAGCTGTCAGAAGCCGGTCACCGACGCACGGGGACTGGAAAGTCTTCTGGACGAAATTTCCGCCTGAGCCGGCACTCCCTTCATCGCCGCAGTTTTCCTCTGACATCCCCCAGGCCGATGATATTCTCGACGATCCCGCGGGCCGGCCGCCCTTTGGCGTCGAACCAGACGAATACCGAACCGCCACCCGTGTCGAACACCTCGGGATCGACCGTCACCTGACCGAGCAGCCCTCCCCGGGGGAAGAAACGGTGGTCCCGCCACAGCTCGGGACGGAGCATCTCAATGACGATTTCCGAGACCTCCTGGCGACGCATGGTGGGAATCACATAGCGCCCGCCGGCCTCGACGGGTCCGTACACCCCGATGCGGAAGTTGAAGAACGCGGTCAGAATGTACTGTACATCTTTGTCGTCCGGCAAGGGGAAGGTCTTCTCTTTGGCGAGCTTGCCCTTGCGGAACTGCTGATAGCCGATCTCTTGGCCCTCGTAGTCGAAGGTGTACTTCTTTACGCGGTCGATGCGCTTTTTTTTCTTCTTCTTGATGACGTGGGATTCATAAACGAGGGGGCGCAGGCGCCCCTCCGGGGTCAACTCCATGAGGGAGACGTAGCGCTGGACCTGGTCCCGGGTCAGCCAGGCGGCCACTCCCAGGGTCCGGGCTTCGAGAACCGCCCGATAGGTGTTGGGCTCCTCCGCGGCGGAGAAGGAAAGGCGCCCTTTGGCGAGCCGGTCAAACCAGAGAAAGGCAATGTCGTAGCTCAGGGACTCCCCCACCAGGGATTCCAGGGATGCGGGGCCCTGGGGAATCTCTGCCGGTTGCGTCTCCGCGGCCGCAGGTGCAGCCAGCAAAAGGGCCGCAAAGAGCAGAACAAGGCATCGTGTCAGGATCGAGAATGTCATCGAAACAGCAACAGGATGAAGAGCAGGTAGCCTCCCAGCAATACCGCGCCCCGCGGCCGGTCCAGAACCAGGCGCTTGTACGCCAGGGGAATCAAAGCCACGCTTAACAGCAGCATGACCGGGTACTGGAAGCCTAACACGGAGGGGTCGACGGTCAAGGGGCGGACCATGGGGCAGACCCCCAGCACGAACAGGATGTTAAAGATGTTGCTGCCGATGACGTTACCGATGCTGATGTCCATCTCCCCTTTCCAGGCGCTCATAAGCGAGGCGGCCAGCTCCGGCAGGCTGGTACCGAGGGCGACCACCGACATGCCGAGCACCAGCTCGGAGATGCCCAGCGCACGCCCGATGGTCAGCGCGGACCGGACCATGAGTTCGGCCCCCACCCCCAGCCCGACGATCCCCACGATGATGAACACCACATCCTTCGCCCGGGCCTGGCTCTCCCGGGCCACCACCTCGGGAGGGGCCTCCTTCTCCAGGCCCATCTCCCGGGCATTGCGCAGGCAATAAACGAGAAAAACGAGAAGGAACAGAAACAAAACCAAGCCGTTGCCGAAACTGAGCCGGCCGTCGATGGAAAGGAGATAAAGCAGTACGGAGGCCCCGATCATGTACGGAACCTCCCGCTTCAGGGTGCCGGCGGGAACGCTCAGGGGGGCGATAAGAGCGGCGACCCCGAGAATCAGGCCGATGTTGGCCACGTTGGAGCCGATAATGTTCCCCGCGGCGATATCCGAAGACCCGCGAACGGCGGCGAACAACGAAACCATCATC from Desulfuromonas sp. harbors:
- a CDS encoding DUF3108 domain-containing protein translates to MTFSILTRCLVLLFAALLLAAPAAAETQPAEIPQGPASLESLVGESLSYDIAFLWFDRLAKGRLSFSAAEEPNTYRAVLEARTLGVAAWLTRDQVQRYVSLMELTPEGRLRPLVYESHVIKKKKKKRIDRVKKYTFDYEGQEIGYQQFRKGKLAKEKTFPLPDDKDVQYILTAFFNFRIGVYGPVEAGGRYVIPTMRRQEVSEIVIEMLRPELWRDHRFFPRGGLLGQVTVDPEVFDTGGGSVFVWFDAKGRPARGIVENIIGLGDVRGKLRR
- a CDS encoding calcium/sodium antiporter, with the translated sequence MVLAVLLFFAGLFLLYYGAEYLITGSSRLALSYGVRPLVIGMTIVAFATSMPEMMVSLFAAVRGSSDIAAGNIIGSNVANIGLILGVAALIAPLSVPAGTLKREVPYMIGASVLLYLLSIDGRLSFGNGLVLFLFLLVFLVYCLRNAREMGLEKEAPPEVVARESQARAKDVVFIIVGIVGLGVGAELMVRSALTIGRALGISELVLGMSVVALGTSLPELAASLMSAWKGEMDISIGNVIGSNIFNILFVLGVCPMVRPLTVDPSVLGFQYPVMLLLSVALIPLAYKRLVLDRPRGAVLLGGYLLFILLLFR